One Methanobrevibacter sp. genomic window carries:
- a CDS encoding DUF530 domain-containing protein: MPESVLVNKAESFLKEISNDSISLDNIEDFDEFKSLYFKLDDRLNYLLKLKDDMDVQGYTTPFTSLNKYGTKTVAEVAADEIRENSRHNQIFRMKANAKKNILDRVKSAIDSHKIALGNLEQFGYVKCNSCYKKYSMDEYKQNGGVCSCKSTAFTFKVNKDLTHRLEIIPYLPLSGNYMVLMSELSQYARESFKQVLNILKQERKGVVKTISLVIKFRDKNNRMIRKSVTLDSEYVDNYEEEVRKRYGRNVRIEALRFHRTKPAIIDDKHARTALALAYVGYSQEIITEIKDEILKRRLTDFKRINKYDEIIKEFENQSPDFIDKYDLDAIEAWRKAQIKNKFKNLNYMDKFGNMTRSLKRDLKIRESIYKNTFKNIASTLIIWDMFRYYLTTSNNARKINIGPFPYIRVELDREQRKVFQTTYNKVIDTLNAFTDLKIIPIPEMDLLLYEKFKFEKQMRNSNIKFNHVALGAGLIHLNSDIELERISNAFNINESRVKKELKHIDQIKNPKTDKSKKFLDLIKK; the protein is encoded by the coding sequence TTAAACTAGATGACAGATTAAACTATTTATTAAAATTAAAGGATGATATGGATGTACAGGGATACACCACACCTTTTACATCCCTAAACAAATACGGAACCAAAACAGTTGCTGAAGTTGCAGCTGATGAAATACGTGAAAACAGTCGCCATAACCAGATATTCAGAATGAAAGCCAATGCCAAAAAGAATATTCTGGACCGTGTGAAATCCGCTATTGACTCACATAAAATTGCACTTGGAAATCTAGAACAGTTCGGTTATGTTAAATGCAACTCCTGCTATAAGAAATATTCAATGGATGAATATAAACAGAATGGTGGTGTTTGCAGCTGCAAAAGCACAGCTTTTACATTTAAAGTCAATAAGGACCTGACTCATCGCCTTGAAATCATACCATATTTGCCTTTATCAGGTAATTATATGGTTTTAATGAGTGAATTGTCACAGTATGCAAGAGAATCATTTAAACAGGTTTTAAACATTTTAAAACAGGAACGTAAAGGTGTAGTTAAGACAATTTCTCTGGTAATTAAGTTCAGGGATAAGAATAACCGTATGATTAGAAAGAGTGTGACTCTTGACAGTGAATATGTTGACAACTATGAGGAAGAGGTAAGAAAAAGATATGGTCGAAATGTAAGAATTGAGGCTTTAAGATTTCACAGGACAAAACCAGCAATTATTGATGACAAGCATGCACGAACAGCACTTGCACTGGCTTATGTTGGATATTCACAGGAAATCATCACTGAAATTAAAGATGAAATACTGAAAAGAAGACTGACTGATTTTAAAAGAATCAACAAATATGATGAAATCATCAAGGAATTTGAAAACCAGAGTCCTGATTTCATTGATAAGTATGATCTGGATGCTATTGAGGCATGGAGAAAGGCACAAATAAAAAATAAATTTAAAAATCTCAATTATATGGATAAATTCGGCAATATGACAAGATCTCTTAAAAGGGATTTGAAGATTCGCGAAAGCATCTATAAAAACACCTTTAAAAATATTGCATCCACTTTAATTATTTGGGACATGTTCAGGTATTATCTTACAACCTCAAACAATGCCCGTAAAATTAATATCGGACCGTTTCCATATATTCGTGTTGAACTGGACCGTGAACAGAGAAAGGTTTTCCAGACCACATATAATAAGGTAATTGATACGCTAAATGCTTTTACTGATTTAAAAATTATTCCTATTCCTGAAATGGACTTGCTTTTGTATGAAAAGTTTAAGTTTGAAAAACAGATGAGAAATTCAAACATCAAATTCAACCATGTTGCATTGGGTGCTGGATTGATACATTTAAACTCAGACATTGAACTTGAAAGAATCAGCAATGCATTCAACATTAATGAATCAAGAGTTAAAAAGGAACTTAAACACATTGACCAAATCAAGAATCCTAAAACGGA